Proteins encoded in a region of the Streptomyces sp. NBC_00513 genome:
- a CDS encoding iron ABC transporter permease, whose translation MLVESPPEQSAAPVAATRERHGARAVGLLVAFAALAVIAVASIAVGAKPMALDQVWHGLFHYAGTANDVVVRDLRVPRTLLGVLVGLGLGLSGAVMQALTRNPLAEPGILGVNAGAAAAVVSAISFLGASSLSEFVWWAFLGAAVVSVVVYVLGGSRSATPVRLALAGTAASAALVGYINAVQLMDSKALDKLRFWTVGSLSSANMDTVRQVAPFLLIGAVLALSLGRPLNAMAMGDDTARALGANLTRTRIGAMLAITLLCGAATAACGPIVFIGLMIPHLVRMITGPDMRWVLAYSAVLSPVLLLGADVVGRVVTRPAELQVGIVTALIGGPVFIYLVRRKRMAQL comes from the coding sequence GTGTTGGTCGAGAGTCCCCCCGAACAGAGCGCGGCGCCCGTCGCCGCCACCCGCGAGCGCCATGGCGCTCGCGCCGTCGGTCTGCTGGTCGCCTTCGCGGCGCTGGCCGTGATCGCGGTCGCGAGCATCGCCGTGGGCGCCAAGCCGATGGCCCTGGACCAGGTCTGGCACGGCCTGTTCCACTACGCGGGGACCGCGAACGACGTGGTGGTGCGGGACCTGCGGGTCCCGCGCACCCTCCTCGGCGTGCTGGTCGGCCTCGGCCTCGGCCTGTCCGGGGCGGTGATGCAGGCACTCACCCGCAATCCGCTGGCCGAGCCCGGCATCCTCGGCGTCAACGCGGGCGCCGCCGCCGCCGTCGTGTCGGCGATCAGCTTCCTCGGCGCCTCCTCGCTGAGCGAGTTCGTCTGGTGGGCGTTCCTGGGCGCCGCGGTCGTCTCGGTCGTCGTGTACGTGCTCGGCGGCAGCCGCAGCGCGACCCCGGTACGGCTCGCGCTCGCGGGGACGGCGGCCAGCGCGGCCCTGGTCGGCTACATCAACGCGGTCCAGCTGATGGACAGCAAGGCACTGGACAAGCTGCGCTTCTGGACGGTGGGTTCGCTGTCCTCGGCCAACATGGACACCGTCCGGCAGGTCGCCCCCTTCCTGCTGATCGGCGCCGTGCTGGCGCTCTCGCTGGGCCGGCCGCTCAACGCGATGGCGATGGGCGACGACACCGCGCGGGCGCTCGGGGCCAACCTGACGCGGACCCGGATCGGCGCCATGCTCGCCATCACCCTGCTGTGCGGGGCCGCGACCGCCGCCTGCGGGCCGATCGTCTTCATCGGGCTGATGATCCCGCACCTCGTACGGATGATCACCGGCCCCGACATGCGCTGGGTGCTCGCGTACTCGGCGGTCCTGTCACCCGTGCTGCTGCTCGGCGCCGACGTGGTCGGCCGGGTCGTCACCCGACCCGCCGAACTCCAGGTCGGCATCGTCACCGCGCTCATCGGCGGCCCCGTCTTCATCTACC
- a CDS encoding HAD hydrolase-like protein translates to MSRQSRTRPEGSERSLHQAYDTALLDLDGVVYAGGRAIAHAVDSLASARAGGMHLAYVTNNALRTPDAVAEHLGELGIPTEADEVITSAQAVARLIAEQVEPGSKVLVIGGEGLRVALGERGLVPVESADEEGLAAVVQGYGGPDLRWERFAEASYAINRGVPWYVSNTDLTIPSARGIAPGNGAAVEVVRIATGAEPQVAGKPLPPMHRETVLRTGAKRPLVVGDRLDTDIEGAYNGEVDSLLVLTGVTDAAQLLRAEPKYRPTYVDRDLRGLLTGQPEVERAEDGFRCGGWTALVSGDVLELRGEGGDRLDAIDGLRALCAAAWTRAGDGSCDLDADKALARLGL, encoded by the coding sequence ATGAGCCGGCAGAGCAGGACCCGCCCCGAGGGCAGTGAACGCAGTCTCCACCAGGCCTACGACACGGCCCTGTTGGACCTGGACGGCGTGGTCTACGCGGGCGGCCGGGCCATCGCGCACGCGGTGGATTCGCTGGCCTCCGCGCGGGCCGGCGGGATGCACCTCGCGTACGTGACGAACAACGCGCTGCGCACCCCGGACGCGGTCGCCGAGCACCTCGGCGAGTTGGGCATCCCCACCGAGGCGGACGAGGTGATCACCTCCGCGCAGGCGGTGGCCCGGCTGATCGCCGAGCAGGTGGAGCCCGGGTCGAAGGTGCTGGTGATCGGTGGGGAGGGGCTGCGGGTCGCGTTGGGCGAACGCGGGCTGGTGCCCGTGGAATCCGCCGACGAGGAGGGGCTGGCGGCGGTCGTCCAGGGGTACGGGGGACCGGACCTGCGGTGGGAGCGGTTCGCCGAGGCCTCGTACGCGATCAACCGCGGGGTGCCCTGGTACGTGTCGAACACCGACCTGACGATTCCGAGCGCGCGCGGGATCGCGCCGGGCAACGGCGCCGCGGTGGAGGTCGTACGGATCGCCACGGGCGCGGAGCCGCAGGTCGCCGGCAAGCCGCTGCCCCCGATGCACCGGGAGACGGTACTGCGGACGGGCGCGAAGCGGCCGCTGGTGGTCGGCGACCGGTTGGACACCGACATCGAGGGCGCCTACAACGGGGAGGTGGACTCGCTGCTGGTCCTGACCGGGGTGACGGACGCCGCACAGTTGCTGCGCGCCGAGCCGAAGTACCGGCCGACGTACGTGGACCGGGACCTGCGCGGACTGTTGACGGGGCAGCCTGAGGTCGAGCGGGCCGAGGACGGGTTCCGCTGCGGCGGCTGGACGGCGCTCGTGTCGGGCGACGTCCTGGAACTGCGCGGCGAGGGCGGCGATCGGCTCGACGCCATCGACGGCCTGCGGGCGCTGTGCGCGGCGGCCTGGACGCGGGCGGGGGACGGGTCCTGCGACCTCGACGCGGACAAGGCGCTGGCCAGGCTGGGGCTTTAG